The bacterium genome includes the window CCGCGACCGCCGCCTACGCGGCCTGCCTCGCGGCCCACGGACCGGGCGCCACCCACCACCACGTGCGGGCGCAGCTGGGTCTGTGCCGCCTGGCCGTCGCCGCCGGCGATGCGGAGGCCGCGCGCAGGCGGGCCGAGGCGGCCCTGGCCCTCGCGCCGGCCGACGCGGAGGCGTTGCTGGTCCTGGTCTCCCTGACCGCGGCGCGTGGGGATTCCGCGGAGGCCGCGGCGTGGGCGCGCGCGCACGTCGCCCATCATCCGACGGCGACCGAGGCCGTGGCGGGCGCCCTGCTCGAGTGCGGCCTGGCCGAGGCAGCGGCCGCGGTCCTGGGTGACGGCCCGACCGGCGCCCCCGCCCTCGGCCTGGGTCTGCTCACCTGCGCGCTGGCCCTCGGGCGCGACCTGGAGCTCGATCTGGACCTGGACCCCGAGGCGGCCGATGCCGCTTTCCGCGCCTGGATCTCGCGTCTCTGGCGCAGCCGGCGCACCGACCTGATGGCCGCCTTCGCCGCCAACGCCGGCGCCGTGACCGGCGCCTTCCCGTGGCTCGAGGAGTTCCTCGCCGCCGAGACCGCCCGCCTGCGGGGCGGCTGATCGCCTCCCGGCGCGCCCCCCAAAAAAGGATCCGGCCCGCGGGGGGCCGGATCCTGGTCGTGCCTCGCGTCGGGGCGCCGGACGCTAGCCGCTCTTGTCGGCGATGAAGAACCGGGTGCGCAGCTCGGCCACGTAGTCGGCCAGCTTCGCCTCGATCTTCTCGTTCTCCACGACCTGGCGCAGGTTGTCCTTCAGCTCGTCGTAGGTGTACATGTGGCCCTGGGTGCGGGCGAGGAGCTTGAAGACGTACCATCCGGCCGGCGTGAGCACGGGCTCGGTGATCTGGCCCACCTCCACGCCGCCGAGGGCTTCCTGGAACTGGGGCGAGAGGTCCTCGAGGCGGAAGGTGCCGAGGGTGCCGCCGTTCAGCGCGCTGGCCGGATCGCCGCTGACCTCGTTGGCCACCAGGCTGAAGGCCTCGCCGCCGACCACCCGCCGGCGGGCGTCGTCGATGGCCGCCTTCGCCGCGTCGACGTCGGCCTGGGTGACCTCGATGGGCAGGAAGATCTGGCTGATGGCCCGCCGGTTGCCGTCCTGCAACGAGTCGACGCGCAGCAGGTGCACGCCCCGGCTCGAGACCACCGGCTCGCTCACCTCGCCCACCTGCAGGGCGAAGATGGCGCGATCGAGATTCGCGTCGAAGAGATCGCCCGGCGCCACGACGCCCACGATGCCGCCCCGCTTGGCGTTCGGGCCGCGCGAGAATTCCCGCGCCACGTCGGCGAACGAGCGCCCGGAGTCGAGGGCCGCCTGGATGCGCCGGACCTCGGCCTGAACCGCCTGCCGCACCTCGACCGAAGGCTGCACCGGGATCATGATGTCGGCGATGGTCAGGCTGTCCGGCTCGGAGGGCATCTGGTCGAGGTTGTCGAGGTAGTACTGGCGCACCTCGTTCTCGAGCACCTCGACATCCGGCCGGATGAACTTGCCGACGACCAGCCGCAGGTACTGCTGGTCCCGGAGCTGGCTGCTCATCCGGTTGCGGTAGTCGCCGAGGGTCATGCCGCTGCGCTGGAGCTCGCGTTCGAGGGCGTCCATGGAACCGAAGTGGTCGACGAACTGCTGGATCTTCTGTTCGACGCTCTGCCGGATGACCTCGTCGTCGACCTGCATGTCGGCCTGCCGGGCCGCGGCGATGATCAGCTTGCTCTCGATGAGCCGCTCGAGCATCTCGCGCCGGACGGTGGCCGGCTCCTCGGTCACCTTCTCGCCGGCGTACTCCTTCTCCAGGCGGTACAGCTCGATCTCGCGGTCGAGGTCGCTCTGCAGGATCGCCTCCTCGTCGACGATGGCGACGATGCGGTCGATGAGTTCGGGTTCGGCCTGGGCCGCCGCCCGTGCGGCGCCCGTCGCCAGCAGCGCGGCCACCAACAAGGCGGCCCAGCGGCGGGAGGGACCGTGATCCGGCGCAGGAATCATCACGTGCGTTCTCTCCTCGCGGTTCCTAGTGGGTCGGGGCCGACACCGCGACGTGCAGCTCGTCCCACGACTTCAGCGGGCCCAGGTTCTCGGGGAACTTCTCGATCGCGACCTGGGTCTGCCACTCGGCCAGGGCCGCCTGGAACGCCCGCTCGGCGAGGATGTTCCCCAGCCGCTGGTCGACGTTGTCGCGCACCTCGGACAGCTCGGGCTGACGCGGCGGGTGCACGGCGTCCAGGGCCACCACGGCGAAGCGGCCGTCCTCGGTGGGGAACGGATCGCTGACCGCCCCGATCTCCATGCCGAACAGGGCGTCGCGCAGGGCGCCGCGGCCGTCGGCGCGGATGCCCGTGAAGCGGCCGCCGCGGGACTTGTTCTCGGCGTCGGTGCCGCGGGCCACCAGGATCTCCCGCCAACTGGTGCCCGCCCGCGCCTCGTCCCGGGCCGCGAGCGCCGAAGCCTCGTCGGCGCAGACGACGAGCCGGCCGTCCCGCGTCTCGGGCAGGGCGTACTGGCCGCCCACTTCCGACCAGAAGGAATCACGCTGGGCGTCGGAGAGTTCGCCCTGGGGCATGACCGAGGTGTAGAGCTTGTTCACGAGGAGCTCTTCGAGCTTCTTGCGGACCGCGTTCACGGTGTCCGGATGCTTGTCGTAGCCGAGACGGACCGTCTCGAACCGCAGCAGGTCCTTGTTCACGTCAGTGTTGATGGCGCTGCGCAGGCCACCCAGCATCTGCGCCCGCTTGGGCCGCGCGAAGACGCTCATGTCGTCGAACCGGGCCTTGTACTGGCCGACGGTGACCTCGTGGCGGCCTTCCCCCGGCTGGTCGTAGGCGTAGAAGAGACGGTCGGCCGCCGCGGCGGGAACGTCCAGGGGCAGCAGATCCTCGCGCCGGACCGGATCCTGGGTGCCCGGATAGAAGACCTCCTCGCCCACCGGCAGGCCGGCGAAGACGATGGCCAGCGCCTCCTCGTCGAGCACGTAGTCGTAATGCTCCTGGGCCCGGGCCTTGAAGTCCTCCTGGGCCTGGCCCTTGGCGCGGGCCCGGAAGGTGTTCACGATGCGCTCGCGCAGGTCCTCGAAGGGCGGCAGTTCGACGTCCTTCTCCTCGAGCACCTTCACGACCCAGTAGCCGAACTCGGTCTTGATGGGCTCGGAGACGCCGCCGATCGGCGTGGCGAAGATGGCACCGTCGAATTCCTCGCTGTAGCGGCCGAAGGGCACGCTCAGCGCGTACTCGCCGTTCGGGTCGGGATCGCCGGCATGGAACCGGGAGGCGACCTCGAGCCAGTCCATGCCGCCGAGGGCCGCCGCGCGGGCCTCCCGCGCCTGGTCGACGTAGTCGGTGATGACGTACTGGCAGGTCCGCGCGTGCTTCATCTTGGCATAGTGCGCGCGGAGCGTCTCCTCGGACGGGTCGGGCACGTCGGCCTTCAGCTCGTGCGCCCACATGACCTGCTCGCCCTCGTATCCGCTAAGGCTCTCGCGCGCCCCGACGATCTGCGGATCGGAGGCGAACTTCTGCTGGGCCACCTGATACATGACTTCCTTGGTGATGAGCGAGCCCAGGAACTTCTCCTTGCCCTCGAGGCCGGCCATGTCGAGCACCTCGCCGTTCTCTCCCCGCGGCAGTTCGTCGCGCTCGAGCCTGGCCAGGCGGTCCTCGTAGTAGTCGGCGCGGATGGCCGTGTCGCCCACGCGGGCCAGGATCGCGGACGTGTCGCCGGAGCCGGACTCGCCGCCCGATCCGCAACCGGTCGCCAGGACCGCGGTCGCCGCCAGGATGAGGGTGAGGATCCGCAGCGACGCCGTCGGGCGCGCGGGCGTCGGGTTCGGGCGGTTCAGGGCGCGGCGCATCGGTACTCCTCGGGGTCTCGGGTCGTGGTGCCGGGGGGCGCTCCCGGACGCAAACACGCAGCCGGCCTCGCCGGCTGCCGTCCAGCCACCGCAAGGGGTGGCCGAGGCGGAATTATAGGGCCCGCAAGGGCGGATTCGCCAGCAAAAACCCCTGCGCGGGCCTGCCAACCCGGGTCGCTCGGCGAAGTTCCCGTCGTCCGGAAACGGCGACGGCGCGGGCTCGGGCCCGCGCCGTCGTGTGCATCGGGTCGCGCCGCGTCAGGGGCGCGGAATGTAGCGGGGCACCACGTTGTCCGGCACCGGCGTCTCGTGGATCTCGTCCCAGGACGGCAGATCGGCGAGGTTCTCCTCGTGCAGTTCGATCACGATGTCCCGGCGCCAGCCCGCCATGAGCCGGTCGAGCTGGGTCCGCTCCCGGTCGCGCCGGATCCGCACGCCCGCCGCCTCGGCCGACGCGACCTTGTCCGGCGCGGAAGGCGGCCGGACCTCGTCCAGGCGGGCCACGGCGAAGCGGCCTTCGTCCAGCTCGAAGACCTCGCTGACCTGGCCGGGCTCCATGGCGAAGAGGAGGTCGCGGAGGGCTCCCTCGCCATCGGCCCGCACGCCGAGCAGGCGCCCCTGGCGCTCGCGGTTGACCGCATCGCTGTCGTAGCGCGCGACGATCTGGTCCCAGTCGACACCCTTGAGCGCCGCCTCCCGGGCCTCGTTGGCGAATTCCTCGACCAGGCAGACCACGAGGCGGCCGTTGCGCGTCTCGGGCAGTTCGAATTCGGCGCTGTGCAGGGTCCAGAACGAATCGAGCTGGGCCGCCGTGACCCGGCGATCGATGTCGAGGGCCTCGTCCTTCAATTTCTTGATGAGCATCTCCTCGATCTTCGCCTCGACCCGGATCTGCACGCCGGGGTCCTGCGGATAGCCGCGCTGGTCGGCCTCGAAGGTGAAGAGGGCCTTCTCCACCTCGGCGGCGACCATGGCACGCAGACCCGCGATGAGCCCCTCCCGCGTCGGGCGCTGGGATCCGGTCATGCGGTCGAACTTCACCTTGAAGTCGCCGACGGTGTAGACCCGCTCGATGCCCTCGGGGGTCTTGTAGTGGTAGAAGGGCGATTCCATGGCGACGGTCGAGACGTTCAGCGGCGGCAGCTGCTCGCCGGTCAGGCTGCGCTGGTCGGCCACGGTGCGCGGCAGACCGTCGTACACCGTCTGCAGGGCCGCGGACTCGATCACGAAATCGTAGTTCCTGTGCACCGTCTCGCGCATCTTGGCCTGCAGGCGCCGGATGTTCCGCCGGCGGATGTGGTCGAGGATGCTGGCGCGGGCCTTCTCGACGGGCGGCCGGCGACCGGCCTTCTCCGATTCCACCTGGACGATCAGGTAGCCGTAGCTCGTCTGGACAGGCTCGGTCACCTCGCCGATGCCGACGCCGTAGACGGCGTCCTCGACCTCGACCTTGTAGCGCCCGAAGGGGATCTCCAGGACGTACCGGCCCATGGGATCCTCCTGGCCGGTGTGGTAGCGCGCCACCACGTCCTCCCACGGCGTGCCCGCGAGGGCCATCGTCCGCGCGGCCTGGGCGTTCTCCAGGAAGTCCGTCACCAGGATCCGGCCCGTGCGGGTCGAGCCCATCTTCTCGTAGTAGGCGTCGAACTGCTCGGTGGAGATGAAGCCCGCCGGCTCGTTGATCTCGTCCCGCCACAGGGCCATGCCCGCCTCGTACGCCGTCAGCGAACTGCGGGCGTGGGCGATGTCCTGCCCGGCGCCGTAGCCGAGGGCCTCGGCCGTCTGGGCCAGGACCTGGTTGTCGACGAGGTGGTCCAGGAAGGCGCGCCGGCCCGCCGGCGTCGACGTGTCCAGAAGCTGCCCGTCCTCGCCCCGGGGCAGGTCCTCGGCCGCCGTGAGGGCCAGCCGCAGACGGTAGGTCTGCGACGTGATGGGGACCTCGCCCACCTTGGCCAGCAGCACCGCATCGGCCTCGGCGCCGGACTTGTCGCCGCCGCCGCAGCCGGCCAGGAGCACGAGTCCGGCCAGGGCGGCCAGGACCGGGAGGAGGAGCCGGAAACCGGCCCGGGAACGGCGGGAAGAGGGCGCCAGGGGACGCAGCGAGCGGGACATGCTTACTCCTTGCCGGACAGCTCGGCCAGCCGGTCGAGCATGACGGACGCCACGACCAGTTGCTCCTCCCTGGCCGCAGGCACTTTCATGATGAATTGTTCAACGGCCTTGAATTGAAGGCCTTTGGGACCTGTTTCCAACAAGCCCTGAATAATAGGGGCCGGGGGCTCC containing:
- a CDS encoding peptidyl-prolyl cis-trans isomerase — protein: MRRALNRPNPTPARPTASLRILTLILAATAVLATGCGSGGESGSGDTSAILARVGDTAIRADYYEDRLARLERDELPRGENGEVLDMAGLEGKEKFLGSLITKEVMYQVAQQKFASDPQIVGARESLSGYEGEQVMWAHELKADVPDPSEETLRAHYAKMKHARTCQYVITDYVDQAREARAAALGGMDWLEVASRFHAGDPDPNGEYALSVPFGRYSEEFDGAIFATPIGGVSEPIKTEFGYWVVKVLEEKDVELPPFEDLRERIVNTFRARAKGQAQEDFKARAQEHYDYVLDEEALAIVFAGLPVGEEVFYPGTQDPVRREDLLPLDVPAAAADRLFYAYDQPGEGRHEVTVGQYKARFDDMSVFARPKRAQMLGGLRSAINTDVNKDLLRFETVRLGYDKHPDTVNAVRKKLEELLVNKLYTSVMPQGELSDAQRDSFWSEVGGQYALPETRDGRLVVCADEASALAARDEARAGTSWREILVARGTDAENKSRGGRFTGIRADGRGALRDALFGMEIGAVSDPFPTEDGRFAVVALDAVHPPRQPELSEVRDNVDQRLGNILAERAFQAALAEWQTQVAIEKFPENLGPLKSWDELHVAVSAPTH
- a CDS encoding peptidyl-prolyl cis-trans isomerase, whose translation is MSRSLRPLAPSSRRSRAGFRLLLPVLAALAGLVLLAGCGGGDKSGAEADAVLLAKVGEVPITSQTYRLRLALTAAEDLPRGEDGQLLDTSTPAGRRAFLDHLVDNQVLAQTAEALGYGAGQDIAHARSSLTAYEAGMALWRDEINEPAGFISTEQFDAYYEKMGSTRTGRILVTDFLENAQAARTMALAGTPWEDVVARYHTGQEDPMGRYVLEIPFGRYKVEVEDAVYGVGIGEVTEPVQTSYGYLIVQVESEKAGRRPPVEKARASILDHIRRRNIRRLQAKMRETVHRNYDFVIESAALQTVYDGLPRTVADQRSLTGEQLPPLNVSTVAMESPFYHYKTPEGIERVYTVGDFKVKFDRMTGSQRPTREGLIAGLRAMVAAEVEKALFTFEADQRGYPQDPGVQIRVEAKIEEMLIKKLKDEALDIDRRVTAAQLDSFWTLHSAEFELPETRNGRLVVCLVEEFANEAREAALKGVDWDQIVARYDSDAVNRERQGRLLGVRADGEGALRDLLFAMEPGQVSEVFELDEGRFAVARLDEVRPPSAPDKVASAEAAGVRIRRDRERTQLDRLMAGWRRDIVIELHEENLADLPSWDEIHETPVPDNVVPRYIPRP
- a CDS encoding peptidylprolyl isomerase, translating into MIPAPDHGPSRRWAALLVAALLATGAARAAAQAEPELIDRIVAIVDEEAILQSDLDREIELYRLEKEYAGEKVTEEPATVRREMLERLIESKLIIAAARQADMQVDDEVIRQSVEQKIQQFVDHFGSMDALERELQRSGMTLGDYRNRMSSQLRDQQYLRLVVGKFIRPDVEVLENEVRQYYLDNLDQMPSEPDSLTIADIMIPVQPSVEVRQAVQAEVRRIQAALDSGRSFADVAREFSRGPNAKRGGIVGVVAPGDLFDANLDRAIFALQVGEVSEPVVSSRGVHLLRVDSLQDGNRRAISQIFLPIEVTQADVDAAKAAIDDARRRVVGGEAFSLVANEVSGDPASALNGGTLGTFRLEDLSPQFQEALGGVEVGQITEPVLTPAGWYVFKLLARTQGHMYTYDELKDNLRQVVENEKIEAKLADYVAELRTRFFIADKSG